The window ATGAAACTCCACCTCCTTGTTTGTGATGGCGTGTTTGATCTGGGGCTTGCGGCGTTCACTGACACAGTGGGCTTAGCCAATGCGATGGCGGGCTCGCTGCCACAGGCTCCCGCGCACATAGAGCTCACGCTGGTGGGCGTGCGGCGTCGCATCCGAACTGCGCAAGGCTTGACGGTCCCCGTGGTCACTGCGCATGGTGTGCCCGAACCAGACGTCGTGCTCGTGCCGGCGTTTGGCGACAAGATGCCTGACACGCTCTCGGCTCGACTCACACGCCCCGATGTGCCCGACGCGGTCGCGGCGCTACAGCAGTGGTGCACCGCTGGCGCGCACCTTGGTGCCGCTTGCTCCGGTAGTTTCTTGCTTGCAGAGAGTGGCCTGCTTGATGGGCATCGTGCGACGACGTCATGGTGGCTGGGGCCGATGTTTCGGCAGCGCTATCCGAACGTCACTCTGGACGAGTCACGCATGATCGTGAACTCGACACGCTTCACCACCGCGGGTGCCGCTTTGGCGCACGTCGACTTGGCCTTGCGCATCATCCGAGGGCGCAGTCCGGCGCTGGCGGCCCTGGTGGCACGCTATCTGCTGGTCGAGACACGCAGTTCGCAAGCCGAGTTCGTGATTCCCGACCACCTTGCGCATGCCGACCCGATGGTGGAGCGCTTCGAGTGCTGGGCCAGACGTCGGCTCGCGCAGGGTTTCTCGCTGGCCGAGGCGGCCAGTGCCGCGGGCACAAGCGAGCGCACCTTGGCGCGGCGGCTGCAAAGCGTTTTGGGAAAGACACCGCTGTCGTATTTCCAGGACCTGCGCGTGGAGCATGCCGTCCATCTCTTGCGCACCGGGAACGCCAGCGTCGACCAGGTCGCCGCACAGGTCGGGTACTCGGATGGGGTGACCCTGCGGGCCCTGTTGCGCCGCAAGCTTGGCCGGGGTGTCAGGGAGTTGCGACGCGGTGGATGACCAAAGGCGTTTGGTGCATGTACGGCTGGAGACCGCCGCGAAACTGTCGGAAGCAAAGGCCTACCCACTTGCGTCTACTACATCGTGCGTTGGGTGCAAAATCACCAGCCGTGCCAAAGCAGTCTTCAGTGACCTTTCAAAGTTCAGAGACCTTTCAAAGTTCTGAGTATTGGGAAAACTGTTAGCTTTACCACTGTTTTCTGTTCACTAATCTGGGTTTTCATCCACATGCTATTCAATCCACTTCAAGTAGGTTCTCTCACCCTGCCCAACCGCATCCTTCTGGCACCGCTGACCCGCACCCGTGCCGACGCTGGCCACATGCCCAACGCGCTGATGGCCGAGTACTACAGCCAGCGAGCCACCGGCGGCCTGCTGATTTCCGAATGCACCATGGTGGCGCCCGGTACATCGGCCTTCGTCAATGAGCCTGGCATCTACAACGACGCGCAGATTGCAGCCTGGAGGCAGGTGACCGACGCGGTGCACGCCAAGGGCGGACGCATCTTCATGCAGATCTGGCACGCTGGCCGCGCAGCCTACCCTGGCGCTGCCGATGGCGCCCCCATTGTCTCCAGCAGCGCCACCGCTATTGAGGGTGAGATTCACACGCCCCAAGGCAAGGTGCTGCACGCGGTGCCCCGCCCCCTGACCGTCGAAGAGATTCCCGGCATCGTGGCTGCGTTTGCCCAAGGCGCACGCAACGCCATTGCCGCCGGCTTTGATGGTGTGGAAGTGCACGGCGCCAACGGCTACCTGATCGACCAGTTTCTGCGCGATACGCCCAACCAGCGTACCGATGCTTACGGCGGATCGCTGGAAAACCGTGCACGTTTGCTGTTCGAGGTACTCACTGCCGTGACCCAGGCGATCGGTTCCGAGCGTGTGGGTCTGCGCCTGTCGCCACTCAACAGCTACAACAGCATGAAAGACAGCGACCCGCTGGCCCTCATCGGCTTCGTGGCCGATAGGCTCAATGCCTTCAAGCTAGCCTACCTGCACGTGATGCGCGCCGATTTCTTCGGCGTGCAGAAGGCCGATGTCATGCCCGTAGCGCGTGAAAAGTACAAGGGTGTGTTGGTGGGCAATATGGGTTACAGCGCTGATGAGGCAGAGGCAGCTATTGCCGAAGGTAAGCTTGACGCTGTGGCCTTTGGCACCGCCTTCCTGGCTAACCCGGACCTGCCCGCACGCATCAGGGCCAAGGCACCGCTGAACGCGCCTGACTCCAACACGTTCTACGCAGGTGGCGCCAAGGGCTATACAGACTATCCGACACTGCAGGTCGCGTAAATCACCGCCCCAGAAGACCGAAGAATCGAGCCACTTTATACCCAAGGCTCTACCCTTCGATCTTGCGAAGCTGTGAGCTGCGAACACGTCATCAACGTGCCGGCACGCTTGCAGGCACAGCCCCTGCCCGAGACAGTTGCGACCATCCTGCAGGTGAGCCAGGCCCCCCTGGCCGACACGGCGCGCTACGACAGCCTGCGCACAGACATTGTCGTGCAGGAGGCCGATCATGCGTGAGTTGGACAAAGAGCTCAAAGATCTGCGCCTGTATGGCATGGCGGGGGCCTAGGAGGATCTGGTCAAGCAAGGCAGTCATGCGACATTGGACAGCTCGCGCTGGTTGCTGAAGGCGAATTGCAGTAGGCCGCGCGGGGGCTGGAGCAGCGGATGCGGGCGCGCATGCACTTCGTCCACGGCCGCGGCCCGGTCGGCGTAGGCCGGCATGCCGTACAC is drawn from Thermomonas brevis and contains these coding sequences:
- a CDS encoding helix-turn-helix domain-containing protein, producing the protein MVERFECWARRRLAQGFSLAEAASAAGTSERTLARRLQSVLGKTPLSYFQDLRVEHAVHLLRTGNASVDQVAAQVGYSDGVTLRALLRRKLGRGVRELRRGG
- a CDS encoding alkene reductase encodes the protein MLFNPLQVGSLTLPNRILLAPLTRTRADAGHMPNALMAEYYSQRATGGLLISECTMVAPGTSAFVNEPGIYNDAQIAAWRQVTDAVHAKGGRIFMQIWHAGRAAYPGAADGAPIVSSSATAIEGEIHTPQGKVLHAVPRPLTVEEIPGIVAAFAQGARNAIAAGFDGVEVHGANGYLIDQFLRDTPNQRTDAYGGSLENRARLLFEVLTAVTQAIGSERVGLRLSPLNSYNSMKDSDPLALIGFVADRLNAFKLAYLHVMRADFFGVQKADVMPVAREKYKGVLVGNMGYSADEAEAAIAEGKLDAVAFGTAFLANPDLPARIRAKAPLNAPDSNTFYAGGAKGYTDYPTLQVA